One part of the Marinobacterium rhizophilum genome encodes these proteins:
- a CDS encoding bifunctional diguanylate cyclase/phosphodiesterase, which translates to MSLVNQLIAATLAVMLGLAGGTIYIVSDSSKRMLTNQLESHALDTATHLGLYLAPYIASRDAATVETTVNAIFDSGFYQRINVVTADGSMLFSKTTPPVIGNTVPQWFVDLVELTPPAMTREVTYNWTKSGSIFVQGHPGYAYLAYWRVAQETLIWFLFLALISTLAISLILRIILRPLKGVEDQAIALTHKQYIEQPRIPKTRELRRVVEAMNQMVRQVHQMFEEQSQNIEELRRQAYRDDLTGLPNPRATRAQLGERLDYRQDFGPCALLYVHIDNLQALNQALGAEKTDNFIRLLASQLGETGATAGDHIIGRLGGADFALLLKLPPPDQLQRDVNGLLTRIDQDYQQLRQSETQTQAPVRIGIALGTDQTGAAQLQSNAHLGVEKAQQDDKRTHQFRAAGDPQPTDESWHEHVSAAIAQQQIFLQAQPVIATDERPLHQEVFARILNQDNNPCSAGDFISVVRELGLMIDMDRAVVNHALEYLQQGPATAALAINLSNESATDASFCQWLLERLTTLNQRSRLCIELNESSVLNNLTGIGNLRAALRTLGCSFGVDNFGVHPSGFGYLYKLQPDYIKIDGSLLHDIDSDAQDQFFVSSLVSVAHSLDIAAYAERVERPSQLTQLLRLKIDATQGFLHGTPGALE; encoded by the coding sequence ATGTCACTCGTAAACCAGTTGATCGCCGCCACGCTTGCGGTAATGTTGGGACTGGCCGGCGGCACGATCTATATCGTATCGGACAGTTCCAAGCGGATGCTGACCAACCAGCTGGAATCCCATGCCCTGGATACGGCGACGCACCTGGGGCTCTACCTGGCGCCCTATATCGCCAGCCGCGATGCCGCCACGGTTGAAACCACGGTCAACGCCATCTTCGACAGCGGCTTTTACCAGCGCATCAATGTGGTCACCGCGGACGGCAGCATGCTGTTCAGCAAGACCACGCCACCGGTCATCGGCAACACCGTTCCCCAGTGGTTCGTCGACCTGGTCGAGCTGACCCCTCCCGCCATGACCCGTGAAGTCACCTACAACTGGACCAAGAGCGGCTCCATCTTTGTGCAGGGACACCCCGGCTATGCCTACCTGGCCTACTGGCGCGTTGCCCAGGAGACCCTGATCTGGTTCCTGTTTCTGGCCCTGATCTCCACCCTGGCTATCAGCCTGATCCTGCGCATCATCCTGCGCCCGCTCAAGGGCGTAGAGGATCAGGCCATCGCCCTGACACACAAGCAGTACATCGAACAGCCGCGCATTCCGAAAACCCGCGAGCTGCGCCGTGTCGTCGAAGCCATGAACCAGATGGTGCGCCAGGTGCACCAGATGTTCGAGGAGCAAAGCCAGAACATCGAAGAGCTGCGGCGCCAGGCCTACCGCGATGACCTCACCGGCCTGCCCAACCCCCGCGCCACCCGGGCCCAGCTCGGCGAACGGCTGGACTACCGCCAGGATTTCGGCCCCTGCGCCCTGCTCTATGTTCACATCGACAACCTGCAGGCACTCAACCAGGCACTGGGGGCCGAGAAAACCGACAACTTTATCCGCCTGCTGGCCTCCCAGCTTGGCGAAACCGGCGCCACTGCCGGCGATCACATCATCGGGCGCCTCGGTGGCGCCGACTTTGCGCTGCTGCTGAAATTGCCGCCGCCCGACCAGCTACAGCGCGATGTTAACGGCCTGCTGACCCGCATCGACCAGGACTACCAGCAACTGCGCCAGAGCGAAACCCAGACACAGGCCCCGGTGCGTATCGGTATTGCCCTGGGCACCGATCAGACCGGCGCCGCCCAGCTACAATCCAATGCCCACCTTGGCGTCGAGAAAGCCCAGCAGGACGACAAGCGTACGCACCAGTTCCGGGCCGCCGGTGATCCGCAGCCGACGGATGAGAGCTGGCACGAGCATGTCTCCGCCGCCATCGCCCAGCAACAGATATTCCTGCAGGCACAGCCCGTCATCGCCACCGATGAACGTCCGCTGCACCAGGAAGTGTTCGCCCGCATTCTCAATCAGGACAACAACCCCTGCAGTGCCGGTGACTTTATCAGCGTGGTGCGCGAACTGGGCCTCATGATCGACATGGACCGCGCCGTGGTCAATCACGCGCTGGAGTACCTGCAGCAGGGCCCCGCAACGGCCGCACTGGCCATCAACCTTTCCAACGAATCCGCCACCGATGCCAGTTTTTGCCAGTGGTTACTGGAGCGCCTGACAACGCTGAACCAGCGGTCACGCCTGTGCATCGAGCTGAACGAATCCTCGGTGCTCAACAACCTGACCGGCATTGGAAACCTGCGCGCTGCGCTGCGCACGCTCGGGTGCAGTTTTGGTGTCGACAACTTTGGCGTCCATCCCAGTGGATTTGGCTACCTCTACAAGCTGCAGCCCGACTACATCAAGATCGACGGGTCCCTGTTGCATGACATCGACAGCGATGCCCAGGACCAGTTCTTCGTCAGCAGCCTGGTCAG